One segment of Balaenoptera ricei isolate mBalRic1 chromosome 8, mBalRic1.hap2, whole genome shotgun sequence DNA contains the following:
- the CDHR5 gene encoding cadherin-related family member 5 isoform X5, giving the protein MGTWALLLPLLVAAAQAQVCSVNKTFFEVKENTSPGLHLLDIYVPEGQQVTLGPSSTRFAFRIQGTQLFLNVTPDYEENSRLQAVLECKRDDTVVTQLRVFVSVLDANDNPPRFPFEVKAQRVPEDTKVKAVVIPETELKAQDRDRNDILFYTLQEVTPGASGFFSLVGANRPELRLDRSLDFDRWPNMTFHLLVRDTREENVEPSHTATATLVLEVQPADLRPPWFLPCTYSDGFVCIHAQYHRTVPTGHTLSGPLILHPGPIYAVDGDRGINQPIVYSIIRGNEDGSFSIDANTGNLTVTKSIPSPKTFFLLVKAEQADHARYSVTQVTVEARAAGGSPPRFPQSLYRGTVALGSGVGVAIRDAAAPSQPLRIRAQDPEFPDLNSAITYRITNNSDFRMDGEAVLTGASLVHAGVFYAEVEANNTVTSGTATAVVEVQVSEQEPTPTAGTPGTGGGSTTVDGRPSGGPAEDRRFSVVEMGALGGALGALLLLALIALTVLVHKHYGHRLKCCCGKALEPQPQGFDNQAFLNNPDEANWVPAPSPSSSPAPPAPPEPAPPEPKPPSPETLRRVPESPAVALDGDGPAAVRSILTKERRPEGGYKAVWFGEDIGAEADVVVLNTPASEVDGAGNEGSEGSGDEGAEVGLRGGAQHAPGSDSIYL; this is encoded by the exons ATGGGGACTTGGGCCCTGCTGCTCCCTCTGCTTGTGGCCGCGGCCCAGGCCCAGG TCTGCTCTGTGAACAAGACCTTCTTCGAAGTCAAGGAGAACACGAGTCCCGGGCTGCACCTCCTCGACATCTACGTCCCTGAGGGCCAGCAGGTGACCCTCGGACCCTCGTCCACCCGTTTCGCATTTCGGATCCAGGGGACTCAGCTGTTTCTCAATGTGACCCCGGACTACGAG GAGAACTCAAGGCTGCAAGCAGTCCTGGAGTGCAAGAGGGATGACACTGTG gtgaCCCAGCTGAGGGTGTTCGTCTCAGTGCTGGATGCCAACGACAACCCGCCCAGGTTCCCCTTTGAAGTCAAGGCCCAAAGGGTGCCAGAG GACACTAAAGTGAAGGCCGTCGTCATCCCCGAGACAGAGCTGAAGGCCCAGGACCGCGACAGAAATGACATCCTGTTCTACACCCTCCAGGAAGTGACCCCG ggtgCCAGCGGCTTCTTCTCTTTGGTGGGTGCGAACCGCCCAGAGCTGCGGCTGGACCGGTCACTGGACTTCGACAGGTGGCCGAACATGACCTTCCACCTGCTGGTCCGG GACACGCGAGAGGAGAACGTGGAGCCCAGCCACACGGCCACGGCCACCTTGGTCCTGGAGGTGCAGCCCGCCGACCTGCGGCCCCCCTGGTTCCTGCCCTGCACGTACTCTGACGGTTTTGTCTGCATCCACGCCCAGTACCACAGAACTGTGCCCACAGGCCACACACTG TCAGGACCCCTCATCCTGCATCCTGGGCCCATCTACGCCGTGGACGGGGACCGGGGCATCAATCAACCCATCGTGTACAGCATCATCAGGG GAAACGAGGATGGCTCGTTCTCCATTGATGCCAACACAGGCAACCTCACCGTGACCAAGAGCATTCCCAGCCCCAAGACGTTCTTTCTGCTGGTCAAG GCCGAGCAGGCGGATCACGCCAGATACTCGGTGACCCAGGTCACGGTGGAGGCCCGGGCCGCCGGTGGGAGCCCGCCCCGCTTCCCCCAGAGCCTGTACCGCGGCACTGTGGCGCTCGGCTCTGGGGTGGGCGTGGCCATCAGGGATGCAGCTGCCCCTTCCCAGCCTCTGAGGATCCGGGCCCAGGATCCTGAGTTCCCA GACCTCAACTCGGCCATCACGTATCGGATCACCAACAACTCTGACTTCAGAATGGACGGGGAGGCCGTGCTCACTGGTGCTTCACTGGTGCACGCCGGGGTCTTCTATGCAGAG GTTGAGGCCAACAACACGGTGACCTCAGGCACAGCGACCGCGGTCGTGGAGGTTCAAGTCTCAGAACAGGAACCCACCCCCACAG CAGGGACGCCCGGGACCGGAGGAGGCAGCACGACAGTGGACGGCAGGCCAAGTGGAGGCCCCGCTGAGGACCGGCGCTTCTCGGTGGTGGAGATGGGGGCGCTGGGCGGGGCGCTGGGCGCGCTGCTGCTTCTGGCGCTGATCGCCCTCACGGTGCTCGTCCACAAGCACTATGGCCACCGACTCAAGTGCTGCTGCGGCAAAGCGCTG GAGCCCCAGCCCCAAGGCTTTGACAACCAGGCCTTCCTCAACAACCCCGACGAGGCCAACTGGGTGCCAGCTCCTAGCCCCTCATCCAGTCCCGCCCCGCCGGCTCCCCCAGAGCCTGCACCCCCAGAACCCAAGCCCCCCAGCCCGGAGACCCTCCGCCGAGTCCCCGAGTCCCCTGCGGTGGCCCTGGATGGGGACGGCCCGGCAGCTGTGAGGTCCATCCTGACCAAGGAGCGGCGGCCTGAGGGTGGCTACAAGGCGGTGTGGTTCGGCGAGGACATCGGGGCCGAGGCCGACGTGGTGGTCCTCAACACGCCTGCCTCGGAAGTGGACGGTGCTGGCAACGAGGGCAGCGAGGGCAGCGGCGACGAGGGCGCAGAGGTGGGCCTGCGCGGGGGCGCCCAGCACGCGCCTGGCTCCGACTCCATCTACCTCTAG
- the CDHR5 gene encoding cadherin-related family member 5 isoform X6: MGTWALLLPLLVAAAQAQVCSVNKTFFEVKENTSPGLHLLDIYVPEGQQVTLGPSSTRFAFRIQGTQLFLNVTPDYEENSRLQAVLECKRDDTVVTQLRVFVSVLDANDNPPRFPFEVKAQRVPEDTKVKAVVIPETELKAQDRDRNDILFYTLQEVTPGASGFFSLVGANRPELRLDRSLDFDRWPNMTFHLLVRDTREENVEPSHTATATLVLEVQPADLRPPWFLPCTYSDGFVCIHAQYHRTVPTGHTLSGPLILHPGPIYAVDGDRGINQPIVYSIIRGNEDGSFSIDANTGNLTVTKSIPSPKTFFLLVKAEQADHARYSVTQVTVEARAAGGSPPRFPQSLYRGTVALGSGVGVAIRDAAAPSQPLRIRAQDPEFPDLNSAITYRITNNSDFRMDGEAVLTGASLVHAGVFYAEVEANNTVTSGTATAVVEVQVSEQEPTPTGTPGTGGGSTTVDGRPSGGPAEDRRFSVVEMGALGGALGALLLLALIALTVLVHKHYGHRLKCCCGKALEPQPQGFDNQAFLNNPDEANWVPAPSPSSSPAPPAPPEPAPPEPKPPSPETLRRVPESPAVALDGDGPAAVRSILTKERRPEGGYKAVWFGEDIGAEADVVVLNTPASEVDGAGNEGSEGSGDEGAEVGLRGGAQHAPGSDSIYL, translated from the exons ATGGGGACTTGGGCCCTGCTGCTCCCTCTGCTTGTGGCCGCGGCCCAGGCCCAGG TCTGCTCTGTGAACAAGACCTTCTTCGAAGTCAAGGAGAACACGAGTCCCGGGCTGCACCTCCTCGACATCTACGTCCCTGAGGGCCAGCAGGTGACCCTCGGACCCTCGTCCACCCGTTTCGCATTTCGGATCCAGGGGACTCAGCTGTTTCTCAATGTGACCCCGGACTACGAG GAGAACTCAAGGCTGCAAGCAGTCCTGGAGTGCAAGAGGGATGACACTGTG gtgaCCCAGCTGAGGGTGTTCGTCTCAGTGCTGGATGCCAACGACAACCCGCCCAGGTTCCCCTTTGAAGTCAAGGCCCAAAGGGTGCCAGAG GACACTAAAGTGAAGGCCGTCGTCATCCCCGAGACAGAGCTGAAGGCCCAGGACCGCGACAGAAATGACATCCTGTTCTACACCCTCCAGGAAGTGACCCCG ggtgCCAGCGGCTTCTTCTCTTTGGTGGGTGCGAACCGCCCAGAGCTGCGGCTGGACCGGTCACTGGACTTCGACAGGTGGCCGAACATGACCTTCCACCTGCTGGTCCGG GACACGCGAGAGGAGAACGTGGAGCCCAGCCACACGGCCACGGCCACCTTGGTCCTGGAGGTGCAGCCCGCCGACCTGCGGCCCCCCTGGTTCCTGCCCTGCACGTACTCTGACGGTTTTGTCTGCATCCACGCCCAGTACCACAGAACTGTGCCCACAGGCCACACACTG TCAGGACCCCTCATCCTGCATCCTGGGCCCATCTACGCCGTGGACGGGGACCGGGGCATCAATCAACCCATCGTGTACAGCATCATCAGGG GAAACGAGGATGGCTCGTTCTCCATTGATGCCAACACAGGCAACCTCACCGTGACCAAGAGCATTCCCAGCCCCAAGACGTTCTTTCTGCTGGTCAAG GCCGAGCAGGCGGATCACGCCAGATACTCGGTGACCCAGGTCACGGTGGAGGCCCGGGCCGCCGGTGGGAGCCCGCCCCGCTTCCCCCAGAGCCTGTACCGCGGCACTGTGGCGCTCGGCTCTGGGGTGGGCGTGGCCATCAGGGATGCAGCTGCCCCTTCCCAGCCTCTGAGGATCCGGGCCCAGGATCCTGAGTTCCCA GACCTCAACTCGGCCATCACGTATCGGATCACCAACAACTCTGACTTCAGAATGGACGGGGAGGCCGTGCTCACTGGTGCTTCACTGGTGCACGCCGGGGTCTTCTATGCAGAG GTTGAGGCCAACAACACGGTGACCTCAGGCACAGCGACCGCGGTCGTGGAGGTTCAAGTCTCAGAACAGGAACCCACCCCCACAG GGACGCCCGGGACCGGAGGAGGCAGCACGACAGTGGACGGCAGGCCAAGTGGAGGCCCCGCTGAGGACCGGCGCTTCTCGGTGGTGGAGATGGGGGCGCTGGGCGGGGCGCTGGGCGCGCTGCTGCTTCTGGCGCTGATCGCCCTCACGGTGCTCGTCCACAAGCACTATGGCCACCGACTCAAGTGCTGCTGCGGCAAAGCGCTG GAGCCCCAGCCCCAAGGCTTTGACAACCAGGCCTTCCTCAACAACCCCGACGAGGCCAACTGGGTGCCAGCTCCTAGCCCCTCATCCAGTCCCGCCCCGCCGGCTCCCCCAGAGCCTGCACCCCCAGAACCCAAGCCCCCCAGCCCGGAGACCCTCCGCCGAGTCCCCGAGTCCCCTGCGGTGGCCCTGGATGGGGACGGCCCGGCAGCTGTGAGGTCCATCCTGACCAAGGAGCGGCGGCCTGAGGGTGGCTACAAGGCGGTGTGGTTCGGCGAGGACATCGGGGCCGAGGCCGACGTGGTGGTCCTCAACACGCCTGCCTCGGAAGTGGACGGTGCTGGCAACGAGGGCAGCGAGGGCAGCGGCGACGAGGGCGCAGAGGTGGGCCTGCGCGGGGGCGCCCAGCACGCGCCTGGCTCCGACTCCATCTACCTCTAG